In a single window of the Bactrocera dorsalis isolate Fly_Bdor chromosome 2, ASM2337382v1, whole genome shotgun sequence genome:
- the LOC105225828 gene encoding serine protease grass, which produces MHYNNIFGLLFVATLLQAASGQFYYSCLTPYNTYGRCVPIKSCGFFQKLFAQYGNSLPQNYAAELRGAQCQAGPGIHICCDENLTPFPSATRPTQPTLTNGGDSTNNAGSMDPAGLSKLRDQKCGNAGGERVSHGEDVDLYEFPWMALLIYDSPQDPYKCGGSLITDNFVLTAAHCMVGVPGRIIGVRLGEHDLSKDEDCVVVNSRRLCAPPVEDVGVERTIPHPEFNNARKTNDVALVKLNRSVRFQRHIKPICLPIIPEAAEIPLHKRFFIAGWGGTENSRTSNIMQKALVPFRTRSECQNIFRRTPINENHLCAGGDGRIDTCKGDSGGPLFYLAPYSGPLKSLRFVQYGIVSFGGTECGGDRNSPGIYANVAHFLPWITRNIAQH; this is translated from the exons AtgcattacaacaacatttttggGCTGCTTTTCGTCGCCACATTGCTGCAGGCGGCGAGCGGAC aATTTTATTATTCCTGTTTGACACCTTATAACACCTATGGACGCTGTGTGCCGATCAAAAGTTGTGGCTTCTTCCAGAAACTCTTCGCGCAGTACGGTAACTCGTTGCCACAAAACTATGCAGCGGAATTACGAGGGGCACAATGTCAAGCTGGACCGGGG ATACATATCTGTTGCGATGAGAATCTCACGCCATTTCCTTCAGCCACGCGTCCAACCCAGCCTACGCTAACAAATGGCGGCGATTCCACAAACAATGCTGGGTCAATGGATCCAGCAGGCTTAAGTAAATTACGTGATCAAAAATGTGGCAACGCTGGCGGTGAGCGTGTATCTCACGGCGAAGATGTCGATCTGTATGAATTCCCGTGGATGGCGCTTCTGATTTATGACTCGCCTCAGGATCCCTACAAATGTGGTGGCTCATTAATAACAGATAACTTCGTGTTGACTGCTGCGCATTGCATGGTGGGCGTGCCAGGTAGAAT AATTGGTGTTCGTTTGGGAGAGCATGATTTATCAAAGGATGAGGACTGCGTTGTAGTGAACTCACGGAGACTTTGCGCTCCGCCTGTGGAAGATGTCGGTGTTGAAAGAACGATTCCCCATCCGGAGTTCAACAATGCACGTAAAACCAATGATGTCGCCTTAGTCAAACTGAACCGTTCGGTGAGATTTCAAA GACACATCAAACCCATTTGCTTGCCCATCATTCCCGAAGCCGCGGAAATACCCTTGCATAAACGCTTCTTCATAGCGGGTTGGGGCGGCACAGAGAACAGCAGGACGTCCAACATTATGCAAAAGGCTTTGGTGCCATTTAGAACTCGCAGCGAATGCCAAAATATCTTTCGACGAACGCCCATCAATGAAAATCATCTCTGCGCCGGTGGCGATGGACGCATAGACACTTGCAAAGGTGACTCTGGCGGCCCACTCTTCTATTTAGCGCCGTATAGCGGACCGCTTAAGTCCCTACGTTTTGTGCAATACGGCATTGTGTCCTTCGGCGGCACGGAGTGTGGCGGCGACAGAAATTCCCCAGGCATTTATGCAAATGTGGCACACTTTTTGCCATGGATAACCAGAAATATTGCTCAACATTAA
- the LOC105225872 gene encoding pickpocket protein 11 isoform X1, which produces MATSLRLILKYSFLLVSSYYTLPFLVKLCVGLLNNFFASSVSFNMDTLFINWNTSFPAITVCEIYNGEKIWDMSEEYFGANHDLQLDDFVGEVVFFRGTCTTCDRCDYLNCPQNITELLTRFRGKCAQLLLNCKYINKPFNCCDEFLPIHTEYGICFAFNSNQARKSAQMHFASSRETGPGILKFDASADIQLHIHPPIDIPLPYFESTIRETVLLGSTKEIVINVMEVYNHPSMYQLTLDQRRCRFSNEPTDWGLEVGLYEFYSYSTCIVECGLKAQLEHCNCSSHFLAPAMKPQSGSVPMCDYRGLSCLTKYYEDIQLERKSCDCMSSCEEPEYTIVYSSPDVSDSESSMEVTQVHIALVDLPTQRYIRRVTKTPLDLLILIGGIAGLFFNASIVRLIEVIFLIKEYNWNSLWSRNK; this is translated from the exons ATGGCGACTTCGCTGCGTTTAATCCTAAAATA TTCATTTCTGCTGGTGTCTTCTTACTACACCCTGCCGTTTCTGGTGAAACTCTGTGTGGGgcttcttaataattttttcgccTCATCCGTATCCTTCAATATGGATACACTTTT CATCAACTGGAACACCTCTTTTCCGGCCATAACCGTTTGTGAGATCTACAATGGCGAGAAGATTTGGGACATGAGCGAGGAATATTTCGGCGCGAACCACGACCTGCAATTGGACGATTTTGTCGGTGAAGTGGTCTTTTTCCGTGGCACCTGTACCACATGCGATAGATGCGATTATTTGAACTGCCCACAGAATATCACCGAGCTCTTGACAcgg TTTCGCGGTAAATGCGCACAGTTGTTGCTCAattgtaaatacataaacaaaCCCTTCAATTGCTGCGACGAATTTTTGCCGATTCACACCGAATATGGCATTTGCTTTGCGTTCAACTCGAATCAGGCACG TAAAAGCGCACAAATGCATTTCGCCAGTAGTCGTGAAACCGGTCCTGGCATATTGAAATTTGACGCCTCTGCCGACATTCAGCTTCATATACATCCACCCATCGACATTCCACTGCCCTACTTTGAGAGTACGATTCGTGAAACTGTGTTGCTTGGCAGCACCAAAGAGATCGTCATCAATGTCATGGAGGTGTATAACCATCCCAGCATGTATCAACTCACGCTGGATCAGCGCCGGTGCCGCTTCAGCAACGAACCCACAGATTGGGGACTTGAAGTGGGCCTTTATGAGTTCTATAGCTATTCCACTTGTATTGTAGAGTGCGGTCTGAAAGCGCAGCTGGAACATTGCAATTGCAGCAGCCATTTTCTAGCACCCGCAATGAAAC CGCAAAGTGGATCTGTGCCCATGTGTGATTATCGCGGCTTGAGTTGTCTCACAAAATATTATGAGGACATACAACTGGAGCGCAAATCGTGCGATTGTATGAGTTCATGCGAAGAACCTGAATACACTATCGTTTACAGTTCGCCGGATGT TAGTGACAGTGAAAGTAGCATGGAGGTGACACAGGTGCATATCGCACTCGTTGATCTACCAACGCAGCGTTATATTCGACGGGTCACCAAGACACCACTTGACTTGTTAA TTTTAATTGGTGGCATAGCTGGACTTTTCTTTAATGCCTCCATTGTGCGACTCATTGAAGTAATATTCTTAATCAAAGAGTACAACTGGAATAGTTTATGGAGCAGGAACAAATAG
- the LOC105225872 gene encoding pickpocket protein 11 isoform X2 has product MATSLRLILKYSFLLVSSYYTLPFLVKLCVGLLNNFFASSVSFNMDTLFINWNTSFPAITVCEIYNGEKIWDMSEEYFGANHDLQLDDFVGEVVFFRGTCTTCDRCDYLNCPQNITELLTRFRGKCAQLLLNCKYINKPFNCCDEFLPIHTEYGICFAFNSNQARKSAQMHFASSRETGPGILKFDASADIQLHIHPPIDIPLPYFESTIRETVLLGSTKEIVINVMEVYNHPSMYQLTLDQRRCRFSNEPTDWGLEVGLYEFYSYSTCIVECGLKAQLEHCNCSSHFLAPAMKPQSGSVPMCDYRGLSCLTKYYEDIQLERKSCDCMSSCEEPEYTIVYSSPDVDSESSMEVTQVHIALVDLPTQRYIRRVTKTPLDLLILIGGIAGLFFNASIVRLIEVIFLIKEYNWNSLWSRNK; this is encoded by the exons ATGGCGACTTCGCTGCGTTTAATCCTAAAATA TTCATTTCTGCTGGTGTCTTCTTACTACACCCTGCCGTTTCTGGTGAAACTCTGTGTGGGgcttcttaataattttttcgccTCATCCGTATCCTTCAATATGGATACACTTTT CATCAACTGGAACACCTCTTTTCCGGCCATAACCGTTTGTGAGATCTACAATGGCGAGAAGATTTGGGACATGAGCGAGGAATATTTCGGCGCGAACCACGACCTGCAATTGGACGATTTTGTCGGTGAAGTGGTCTTTTTCCGTGGCACCTGTACCACATGCGATAGATGCGATTATTTGAACTGCCCACAGAATATCACCGAGCTCTTGACAcgg TTTCGCGGTAAATGCGCACAGTTGTTGCTCAattgtaaatacataaacaaaCCCTTCAATTGCTGCGACGAATTTTTGCCGATTCACACCGAATATGGCATTTGCTTTGCGTTCAACTCGAATCAGGCACG TAAAAGCGCACAAATGCATTTCGCCAGTAGTCGTGAAACCGGTCCTGGCATATTGAAATTTGACGCCTCTGCCGACATTCAGCTTCATATACATCCACCCATCGACATTCCACTGCCCTACTTTGAGAGTACGATTCGTGAAACTGTGTTGCTTGGCAGCACCAAAGAGATCGTCATCAATGTCATGGAGGTGTATAACCATCCCAGCATGTATCAACTCACGCTGGATCAGCGCCGGTGCCGCTTCAGCAACGAACCCACAGATTGGGGACTTGAAGTGGGCCTTTATGAGTTCTATAGCTATTCCACTTGTATTGTAGAGTGCGGTCTGAAAGCGCAGCTGGAACATTGCAATTGCAGCAGCCATTTTCTAGCACCCGCAATGAAAC CGCAAAGTGGATCTGTGCCCATGTGTGATTATCGCGGCTTGAGTTGTCTCACAAAATATTATGAGGACATACAACTGGAGCGCAAATCGTGCGATTGTATGAGTTCATGCGAAGAACCTGAATACACTATCGTTTACAGTTCGCCGGATGT TGACAGTGAAAGTAGCATGGAGGTGACACAGGTGCATATCGCACTCGTTGATCTACCAACGCAGCGTTATATTCGACGGGTCACCAAGACACCACTTGACTTGTTAA TTTTAATTGGTGGCATAGCTGGACTTTTCTTTAATGCCTCCATTGTGCGACTCATTGAAGTAATATTCTTAATCAAAGAGTACAACTGGAATAGTTTATGGAGCAGGAACAAATAG
- the LOC105225829 gene encoding serine palmitoyltransferase small subunit A: protein MLKFLKNILLSLYMQYELVTCIYMFEPWEKKLINSFVILTLGLVLFSSFVYLPSYFETFLQFVSPLPQKEGSASYTPILQTQKMSMS from the exons ATGCTGAAGttcctcaaaaatattttattgagcCTTTATATGCAATACGAATTGGTTACTTGCATTTATATGTTTGAACCATGGGAAAAGAAGCTAATAA ATAGTTTTGTAATACTCACTCTTGGTTTGGTGCTTTTCTCCAGCTTCGTGTATTTGCCatcatattttgaaacattCCTACAATTTGTGTCTCCACTACCACAAAAAGAAGGCTCTGCATCGTATACACCCATATTGCAAACACAAAAAATGAGTATGAGTTAG